From the genome of Xylocopilactobacillus apis:
CGCGCAATAATGAAGTGCCGGAGATACTAGAACTGTTAAATAATCTTGAACCAGTCGCAGCAACATTACTATAAAACATACTTCCATCTGTTTGGAAAGTTCCGGTAATGTCTGATGCTTGAATATTCTTAATCTGAGTCGTCGTTAAATTAACGCTATCGTTAAACGCTGCATTAAGAGAAGATTGATAAAGCGCATCGTTGGCAGCTTTAACCGTATTTGATTGAATTGGCTGTGAGACTGCTGAAACAACTGATCCCAAAACCGGGGCAAGAGTTAAAAGCGATGCAGCACATAGACCGAAGTACTTAATTTTATTTTTTTTCATAATTCCTCCAAAAGAATATCTATCTTTTATATTCCTTATATTCCCATTATAACAAGTTTTCTACAAAATATTTAACCGCTTACAATAAATATATATATCCATTAATAAAAAAACAAACCCTATACATTTTTAGGATTTGTTTTTTAGATTACTTTTTAGGGAAAAAGTATGAACCATCTACCCATTGGTTTCCGCCAAGATTATACATGCTCTTACCATTCTTGGTTGCTACTTTAAAATACTTCCAAGAAGTTCCATGGCGAAGTTTCTTCGTCCAATTGGTTTGATTAGGCGATGTCCACAGATTTACACTATAGCCTGGAACATAATGAATAACGCCGACACCTTTACTTGAAGTAATATTCCATGAGTTAGGATTTACCATTGGTACAAAACTTGCATACTGTCCTTGAACCCATTGATTTGTTCCTAACCGATACCAAGTACTGCCATCAGGATAAGTCGCAACTGCACGATATTTCCAAGCCGATCCCGTCATTAATTTTCTAATGCTGCCATCAGAATTTAATTCCATTCCACCAGTTGTATTGTAGTTCTTCCAAAGATTTACACCATAACCCCATACATAATTAATGTAAAGCACGCCACTCGTAAATTGAACTGTTGGAGCAGTTGGGTTAGGAGTTGGAGACGGATTAGGTGTAGGAGTTGGATTCGCATTTGGTGCCTGAACTGTTAAGGTTCTCGTATAGCTTAAAGTGATCGCATTATCTTGTGGGTTCACTGCTGTATAAACTATCTTATAAGTACCAATTGTCGGCTGGAATGAATAATTGGATAGAGGGACATCCTTTCCGTCTTTCGTAACTGAAATTGAAATCAAATTATTTGGAATAGTTCCCGTTCTTTGAGTCGACGGTGTTGAGCTAGCTGGATCTGTATAGTTATATGTAAAGTTGATATTATTTAAAACATTAAAACTAGTCGTATTTGTATCAATTGTTGGATTAACGACTTCCTTATTACTAAGATTTGGAGTAATTGCCTGACTGGCAATTTGATTTACAATCAATGTCAAAGACTTGGAAACTGTTTTACTAGTATCTTCTGGGTTAGCCCACGTATAGGTAACAGTATATGTACCCGGCGTTGCCATTGAAATCATGCCATTAGAATTCAAACTTACCGATGAACCAAGTTGATTTTTAACAGTCACAACAACTTTTTTACTATCAACATAATGACTAGCACTATCACTTCCGATATAAGAAGCAGTTACTCGATCCATTCTTAAAACGGGGGCAAAAGGACTGACTTCCTTTTGTTTATCGTTTGATAGCGTATATGTTCCATTATCATAAAAACCGCTAACCGTAGGAGCTACTAAATCAGTTGCCGTAACATTAACAGTCAGATCTCTTGTTACTTTTTTCGTCGAATCACCTGGATTCGAGAATACATACTGAATCTTATAAGTCCCAACTGTTGTTGTCGGCATTGTTCCATCATAATTTAAAGAAACTGTACTTCCTTTAGAATCTTTAACTGTCGCCTTGATGAAAGCTTTAGGCAGATTATGGGTCGCATTATCTGCACCAAGGTATGTAGCAGCTACATCTTTATAAATGTCATATTTAGATGTAGTTTTACTATTAATCGTTACCGAATCGTTTTCAGGAAACTTACTAATTGAAGGAGTTGAATTTACATTTGGAATATCGGTAACTTTAACTGGAATTTTCAATTTTGATTCAGCACCAGTTTTAGGATCAATAGCAGTTGCGATTGCATTCTGTGGTGAGGTTGTCGCTTTAAGATGAGGCAATGTGTAAGTGATTTTTACTCTATTGTCAGTATCTTTATCATCATTAAATTTTACAAAAGCAACCAGATTGCCTGCACCATTTCGATCAGTGGTTAATATTTCCTGCAGGTAGCTGTCTAAATTCACCCAACTTCTAGAATCGTTAAAGATATAAGTAAGTTTTTCTGCATCGACCGTATTTAACGGCAAAGTACTGTCTTTACCATAGGTATTTCTTGCTGGTGCTCCACTAACTGTGCTTGTATATCTAAACTCAGGATAAGTAGGCGAACCAATTATTATTCTTCTTGGTATATAAGCTATCTGAGTTGCACTAGGATCAGGAGCTTTATCTAAAACTTTATGTGAAGTGTCATCGATAAATACAAAACTACTTGGATCATATTTAGAAGCAGTCTCATAATTATAATGAATCGGAATCAATTGAGTAATGATCGCCCCTGTACCATTACCCCAATCACCTAGCGCAAAGGTAGTGCCAGAAATTGTTTTATATTGCGTACTTCCGTTTATCCCGTAATAATATGATGATCCAAAATCGAAAGAATGAAAAATTGCCGTATCTTTTACATCCTTAATTGCTTTAATATTTTTAGATACATCTTCTGCATCTGCCTTATTGCTATCTTTAGCTACACTAAGAGTTCCCAGGTCAGGGATCTTAATTTTCGATGTTGGATCGGCAGTAACAGTGGCTGTAATAGGATAAGAAGCCACTTTAGACGTATTACTAACATGTTTCATTGTCATGGTAATCGTAAACTGATCACCAACATTTAATGCTTTTAATTTGTCAATAAGATCTGTCGAACTAGTTGGTTCTCCAGAAAATTTGGTACTAGTAATTTTCAAAGATAATTTATAATCACTAGATGCCAGACCTTCCATTTTTACATCACTTTTTACTAATGATCTAAAAAAAGGAACTTCAATTTTCAAATTATCATAAACCACCGCATTAGTATCCGTAACACTTTTGAATAAATCTGTCGTTTGGTACTCAGCTGTATTGATAGAAAGCTTACCGTCAAAACTGCTCGTAGACAGGTCTTTAAGCTGACTCTTCGAAAAATTAACACTAGAATTAAACTTCGCTTTTAATAAATCTGTATAAGCCTGATCATCAGCAGCTTTTACCACACTAGTCGTCAACGCCTGACTTGCAGTAATACCGACTGAACTAACGATTGGCGCGATTGTCACTAAAGCCGTTGCACATAGGCCAAAGTATTTAATTTTATTTTTTTTCATATATATAACCCCCTTGAAAAAACAATATTTATCACTGTTCTTGACATTATTATAACAATTGATAATTTTATTTTCAAAAAAACGCTTAATCCTGACTTCTCACAAGATTAAACGTCTAAAAATTTCTACTCTTATAATTAGGTGCAGCCTTTTCCATTTTCACATCGTGGGGATGAGATTCTCTTAATCCAGCATTGGAAATTTTGATAAACTGTCCTTTTTCTTTAAGCTCTTCAATATCCCTTGCTCCAGTGTATCCCATTCCAGAACGAAGGCCTCCTTCTAGTTGGTACAAAATATCTTCAACTGATCCCTTATACGGAACTCGTGCTTCAATTCCTTCTGGAACCAATTTCTTAGCATCGTTAACTTCACTTTGAAAATAACGGTCTTTCGAACCATTTTGCTGCGACATTGCAGCCATGGAACCCATGCCCCGATATTCTTTATATTTCTTCCCGTTCTCTTCAAAAACTTCACCAGGAGCTTCTTTAGTTCCTGCTAACATGCTGCCAAGCATTACCACATCACCTCCAGCAGCAATTGCCTTTACAATATCGCCAGAATATTTAATTCCGCCGTCAGCAATAATCGTTTTGTGATACTCTTTTGCCACTTTAGCTGCTTCCATAATTGCTGTAACCTGAGGAACTCCAATACCCGCGACAACTCTTGTTGTACAAATCGACCCAGGACCAATTCCTACTTTAACAACATCAGCTCCCGCATCATACAGAGCTTTTGCCCCATTAGCCGTAGCAACATTACCGGCAATGATTGTTATTTCAGGAAATGTCCGTCTGATTTCTGAAACTCTATTTAAAACTCCTTGTGAATGACCATGAGCTGTATCAACTACAATTGCATTTGCTCCTGCATCAATTAATAATTTTGCCCGTTCAATTGTATTATTAGTGACTCCGACTGCAGCTGCCACTAAAAATAAGTTTTGTTCATCATGTGCCGCCAAAGGATATTTTTGAAAATCAACTACCTGTTCTTTAACTTTTCTAACTTCTTCTACTTGTGAATCAACACTCATATTTTTATGAATAACACCTAAACCGCCTAAGCGAGCCATGGTTAATGCCATCTCATGTTCGGTTACTGTATCCATCCCGGCACTCATGATTGGTAAATTTAACTTTAACTTCCCGCCAATAGTTATTTTTAAAACAATATCCTGCGGTAAAACATCACTAGCCGCTGGAATCAGTAAAACATCATCAAAAGTTAATCCGTCTCCTACAATCTTATCTAATTTTTCCATTCACAAGTTCCTCCAAAGTATTTTCTAACAAAAAAACTCTAAAATAGAGTTCCTTTGATATTGTATTTATGCTTCAAATAGTAATGAGCTCCAAACAAAGCAATTGTGATGATCAAATAGGTCATCGCACTAAAAACTGGATTAAACTGTGCCGGAATAAAACCTGCAAGACCCGTCACTAAGAACAATCCAACAAATCCGATGGCCAGAACTCCAATTAATTTTGGAATTGAAACCCGTTGATCTTTGGGCTGAATGCTCCAACGCGTAAAATACGCCCAAGTGAGTCCAAACTCAACTGACATTATAATAATCGTTAAAACGCCGTTTGAAGCCCCCGTAGCTTTATTTTTACTTGGGAAGAACATCATTAAGCAACTCATTCCGAAAAGCAGCATCCCAAAAATAACTGAATTATCTAACCATAACAGCCAATAACTGGTAGCCGGTTTCTCTGCTTCACCCTTAACATGCGCTGCCGCTAATTTTCTAGGGCTCCCAAAAAGACGATTTGCCGGCGTGCCTCTGCGTTGTGCTTCGACCATTTCATCAAGAATCTGATTAACATACTGATCAGCATCTTCTTCTGAATATTTAAAGTCATTCGTTAAGAACTTCTTTAGTTGAAAAACATATTCCGTATTCTTATTGGATAATTCGTCCAATGTATGCTTGGGCAATTCTTGTTCAATAACTTTTTCTTTCTTATCACTCATTAGACATTAAACCTAAATTCAAAAATATCTCCATCTTGAACAACGTAATCTTTACCTTCAATTCTTAATCGACCAGCTTCTTTTACTGCTTCCATGCTGCCATATTGATCTAAATCACTAAACGATACAGTTTCTGCTCTAATAAAACCTCGTTCAAAATCACTGTGAATTATGCCGGCAGCTTGCGGTGCTTTTGTTCCAACTTTGTAGGTCCAAGCACGATTTTCTTTGCCGCCAGCAGTAAAGAATGTTCCAAGTCCTAATAACCGATACGTTGCCTGAATTAATTGATCAAGTCCTGATTCTTT
Proteins encoded in this window:
- a CDS encoding DUF1129 domain-containing protein, giving the protein MSDKKEKVIEQELPKHTLDELSNKNTEYVFQLKKFLTNDFKYSEEDADQYVNQILDEMVEAQRRGTPANRLFGSPRKLAAAHVKGEAEKPATSYWLLWLDNSVIFGMLLFGMSCLMMFFPSKNKATGASNGVLTIIIMSVEFGLTWAYFTRWSIQPKDQRVSIPKLIGVLAIGFVGLFLVTGLAGFIPAQFNPVFSAMTYLIITIALFGAHYYLKHKYNIKGTLF
- the guaB gene encoding IMP dehydrogenase, coding for MEKLDKIVGDGLTFDDVLLIPAASDVLPQDIVLKITIGGKLKLNLPIMSAGMDTVTEHEMALTMARLGGLGVIHKNMSVDSQVEEVRKVKEQVVDFQKYPLAAHDEQNLFLVAAAVGVTNNTIERAKLLIDAGANAIVVDTAHGHSQGVLNRVSEIRRTFPEITIIAGNVATANGAKALYDAGADVVKVGIGPGSICTTRVVAGIGVPQVTAIMEAAKVAKEYHKTIIADGGIKYSGDIVKAIAAGGDVVMLGSMLAGTKEAPGEVFEENGKKYKEYRGMGSMAAMSQQNGSKDRYFQSEVNDAKKLVPEGIEARVPYKGSVEDILYQLEGGLRSGMGYTGARDIEELKEKGQFIKISNAGLRESHPHDVKMEKAAPNYKSRNF